From Chthonomonas sp., the proteins below share one genomic window:
- the rpsN gene encoding 30S ribosomal protein S14, with protein sequence MAKKCLIEKHKRQAETFARLAAEEREIMQLPKEKRDEALAALTARRVKNRQFKTRKYNRCMLTGRAHGYVGYFGICRQSFRELAHKGMLPGVTKSSW encoded by the coding sequence ATGGCTAAAAAATGTTTAATCGAAAAGCATAAGCGTCAAGCGGAAACGTTTGCGCGTCTCGCTGCCGAAGAGCGCGAGATCATGCAACTGCCCAAGGAAAAGCGGGACGAAGCGCTGGCTGCCCTCACGGCACGCCGCGTGAAGAACCGCCAGTTCAAGACTCGCAAGTACAACCGATGCATGCTCACGGGCCGCGCCCATGGCTATGTCGGCTACTTCGGGATTTGCCGCCAATCGTTCCGCGAACTTGCTCACAAGGGCATGCTTCCGGGCGTGACCAAGTCGAGCTGGTAA
- a CDS encoding thiamine pyrophosphate-dependent dehydrogenase E1 component subunit alpha encodes MSDLLERGRSHGAATLSRLHRQLVRIRLFEERAAELLRSKEIRTACHLYIGQEAVAAGICQALRNDDLVHGNHRSHGHYLAKGGDMRSLMAELLCKETGCSKGRGGSMHLFNKEIGMLGTVPMVAATIPIGVGGALAAKLQRRDYVSVAFFGDGATEEGIFFESVNFAALHQLPMIFVCENNYMSSHLPLLDRRTQEAIHAFVKMEGLASIRADGMNVLEMHDIGLEAVRRARAGEGPTFIEAECYRYLGHVGPSDDLDVGIRDPEVLQSWKDRDPITQLEQTMIELGFSSSAELQLVRVEVTAEVDDATEFARASEQPASSGVLEHVFTGVQA; translated from the coding sequence ATGTCTGATTTGCTCGAAAGGGGTCGCTCGCACGGCGCGGCCACACTCTCCCGACTTCACCGCCAACTGGTCCGCATCCGACTCTTCGAAGAGCGCGCGGCCGAACTGTTGCGCTCGAAAGAAATCCGCACCGCCTGCCACCTCTACATCGGGCAGGAAGCAGTCGCCGCTGGCATTTGCCAGGCGCTCCGCAACGACGACCTGGTACACGGCAACCACCGTTCGCACGGCCACTACCTCGCCAAGGGCGGCGACATGCGATCGCTGATGGCCGAGTTGCTCTGCAAGGAAACCGGTTGCTCAAAGGGGCGCGGCGGCTCGATGCACCTCTTTAACAAAGAAATCGGCATGCTGGGCACGGTGCCCATGGTCGCCGCGACGATTCCGATCGGCGTCGGCGGCGCATTAGCCGCCAAGCTGCAACGCCGCGACTACGTGAGCGTGGCCTTTTTCGGCGACGGCGCGACTGAGGAAGGCATCTTCTTTGAGTCGGTCAACTTTGCCGCTCTGCATCAACTGCCGATGATTTTCGTCTGCGAAAACAACTACATGTCGAGCCACCTTCCGTTGCTCGATCGCCGCACGCAAGAAGCGATTCACGCCTTCGTTAAAATGGAAGGACTCGCTTCGATCCGCGCCGACGGCATGAACGTGCTCGAGATGCACGACATCGGTTTGGAAGCCGTGCGCCGCGCCCGGGCGGGCGAAGGGCCGACCTTTATTGAAGCGGAATGCTATCGCTACCTGGGCCACGTCGGCCCGAGCGACGACCTTGACGTCGGCATCCGCGACCCCGAAGTCTTGCAAAGCTGGAAGGATCGCGACCCGATAACGCAGCTCGAACAAACCATGATTGAACTTGGATTCTCCTCCTCTGCCGAGCTCCAACTCGTGCGCGTTGAGGTCACCGCCGAAGTGGACGACGCGACAGAATTCGCCCGCGCCAGCGAACAACCCGCCAGCAGCGGCGTGCTTGAGCACGTGTTCACCGGGGTGCAAGCATGA
- a CDS encoding antibiotic biosynthesis monooxygenase, with amino-acid sequence MINVMDASPSAATIPAVSPTRIAPGCCGLLQLCRPGFVAVNTIHCAPEYVSRFTDLFETRAQAIDRMPGFLGMYVLAPHEEGGPYLVISHWVNGEAFEAWTGSPEFHEGHKRAFADLKAYKERGEEPPMKSSFHTYTVLTV; translated from the coding sequence ATGATTAACGTCATGGATGCATCGCCCTCTGCTGCCACCATTCCCGCTGTTTCTCCGACCCGCATTGCGCCGGGCTGTTGCGGGTTGCTTCAACTGTGTCGCCCCGGATTTGTCGCCGTGAACACGATTCACTGCGCCCCGGAGTACGTCAGCCGCTTTACCGACCTCTTTGAGACCCGCGCCCAAGCCATTGACCGCATGCCCGGATTTCTGGGGATGTACGTTCTGGCTCCGCACGAGGAAGGCGGCCCGTATCTGGTCATCAGCCACTGGGTCAATGGCGAGGCATTTGAGGCGTGGACCGGCTCGCCCGAGTTCCACGAGGGCCACAAGCGCGCCTTCGCCGACCTCAAGGCTTATAAGGAGCGCGGCGAGGAGCCGCCGATGAAATCTTCGTTCCACACGTACACGGTCCTCACCGTCTAA
- the rpsH gene encoding 30S ribosomal protein S8 — translation MHSDPIADLLTRIRNGASARHMSVDVPNSKIKVDIVKILEAEGFVKSHEISTETKFPTLRVHLSYDNKRKPLIHKLTRVSRPGLRVYKSCDDLRPLRSGLTTRILSTSQGVMTDREARKRKIGGEILCEVY, via the coding sequence ATGCATAGTGATCCTATCGCGGACTTGCTCACGCGTATTCGAAACGGCGCGAGCGCTCGACATATGAGCGTGGATGTGCCGAACAGCAAGATTAAGGTGGATATCGTCAAGATTCTCGAGGCCGAAGGCTTCGTGAAGTCGCACGAGATTTCGACCGAAACCAAATTCCCGACCCTTCGAGTTCACCTCTCGTACGACAACAAGCGCAAGCCGCTGATCCACAAGCTCACCCGCGTGAGCCGGCCGGGTCTTCGCGTTTACAAAAGTTGCGACGATTTGAGGCCGCTTCGCAGTGGTCTGACGACCCGCATCCTGAGCACGAGCCAGGGTGTCATGACCGATCGCGAGGCTCGCAAGCGCAAAATTGGCGGCGAGATCCTCTGCGAAGTCTACTAA